The following coding sequences are from one Mytilus trossulus isolate FHL-02 chromosome 8, PNRI_Mtr1.1.1.hap1, whole genome shotgun sequence window:
- the LOC134681820 gene encoding uncharacterized protein LOC134681820 codes for MMLNNGTFPKASNVTDWDKRELEHQKTKVLQLELQLYRRDKLIEKLVDKVKQYDKSFSLGQDISMVAYLDENWSAVIIPANDTDPSTSPSNTTTASEETETATVSSQFCSYTSSMSEMFESS; via the exons ATGATGCTAAACAATGGAACTTTCCCAAAAGCAAGTAATGTCACTGACTGGGACAAACGGGAGCTGGAGCACCAGAAAACGAAAGTATTACAATTAGAACTTCAGCTGTATCGCCGAGACAAGCTCATAGAGAAGCTTGTagacaaagtaaaacaatacGACAAGTCATTTAGTTTGGGACAGGACATCAGTATGGTGGCATACTTAGATGAGAACTGGTCAGCAGTTATAATTCCAGCCAACGATACTGACCCAAGTACATCACCTTCAAATACAACTACGGCCTCAG aagaAACAGAAACAGCAACAGTTTCGTCACAGTTTTGCAGTTATACCTCTTCAATGAGTGAAATGTTTGAATCTtcatga